The Ensifer adhaerens genome contains a region encoding:
- the phnA gene encoding phosphonoacetate hydrolase, with the protein MNQMSKITVTANRRTYPWPKVPAIAICLDGCEPAYLDEAIKAGLMPTLERIRKTGTERTALSVIPSFTNPNNLSIATGRPPAIHGICGNYLYEPQTGNEVMMNDPRFLRAPTIFKAFYDAGAKVAVVTAKDKLRALLGHGLKFDEGRAICFSSEKSDKTTKAENGLDNASAWLGRPVPEVYSADLSEFVFAAGVKLLKEFRPDVMYLTTTDYVQHKYAPGVPQANSFYEMFDKYLTELDALGAAIIVTADHGMKPKHKADGSPDVVYVQDLLDQWLGKDAARVILPITDPYVVHHGALGSFATAYLPEGADKEEIIELLKAIEGIDVVLTRPEACVRFELPDDRIGDLVLISTENKTLGTSEHRHDLAALNEPLRSHGGLTEQEVPFIANRKLPELQTAGTLRNFDAFFYALVAAAQAAH; encoded by the coding sequence ATGAACCAGATGTCCAAGATCACCGTCACCGCCAACCGCCGCACCTATCCGTGGCCGAAGGTTCCGGCCATCGCCATCTGCCTCGACGGCTGCGAGCCGGCCTATCTCGACGAGGCCATCAAAGCCGGGCTGATGCCGACGCTCGAGCGCATTCGCAAGACCGGCACGGAGCGCACGGCGCTGAGCGTTATTCCGAGCTTCACCAACCCGAACAATCTTTCCATTGCCACCGGCCGGCCGCCGGCGATCCACGGCATCTGCGGCAACTATCTCTATGAGCCGCAGACCGGCAACGAAGTGATGATGAACGACCCGCGTTTCCTGCGCGCGCCCACCATCTTCAAGGCGTTTTACGATGCCGGTGCAAAGGTGGCCGTGGTAACGGCGAAGGACAAGTTGCGCGCGCTTCTCGGCCACGGCCTCAAGTTCGACGAGGGCAGGGCGATCTGCTTCTCCTCGGAAAAGTCTGACAAGACGACGAAGGCGGAAAATGGTCTCGACAATGCCTCGGCCTGGCTCGGCCGGCCGGTGCCGGAAGTCTATTCGGCTGATCTCTCCGAGTTCGTCTTTGCCGCCGGCGTCAAGCTCCTGAAGGAGTTCCGTCCTGACGTCATGTACCTGACGACGACCGACTATGTGCAGCACAAATATGCGCCGGGCGTGCCGCAGGCGAATTCCTTTTATGAGATGTTCGACAAGTACCTGACCGAACTGGATGCGCTCGGTGCCGCGATCATCGTCACCGCCGACCACGGCATGAAGCCGAAACACAAGGCGGACGGTTCACCCGACGTCGTCTATGTCCAGGACCTGCTCGATCAATGGCTCGGCAAGGACGCCGCGCGCGTGATCCTGCCGATCACCGACCCCTATGTCGTGCATCATGGCGCGCTCGGCTCCTTTGCCACGGCATACCTGCCGGAAGGCGCCGACAAGGAAGAAATCATCGAGCTCCTGAAGGCGATCGAGGGTATCGATGTCGTCCTTACACGCCCGGAGGCCTGCGTGCGCTTCGAGCTTCCCGACGACCGCATCGGCGACCTCGTGCTGATCTCGACCGAAAACAAGACGCTCGGCACCAGTGAGCACCGCCACGATCTCGCAGCTCTCAACGAGCCGTTGCGCTCGCATGGTGGGCTAACCGAACAGGAGGTGCCGTTCATCGCCAACCGCAAGCTTCCCGAACTTCAGACGGCGGGCACGCTGCGCAATTTCGACGCGTTCTTCTACGCGCTCGTCGCAGCGGCACAGGCTGCACACTAG
- a CDS encoding 2-aminoethylphosphonate--pyruvate transaminase yields MPNTASEKTIAPLETPRLGEPYLLTPGPLTTAYEVKEAMLRDWGSWDGDFRAMTAKLRRELLDIAGDTKGEFDCVPMQGSGSFSVEAMLGSFVPKDGKVLVLMNGAYGKRIAQTLAYLGRDHVTIDKGDYMPPRGPEVAAALDADPAITHVVVVHCETSSGILNPLKEISDTVYSRGRKLLVDSMSAFGAVPAGVNDFRYEAIVSSANKCIEGVPGFGFVIARKNELEAAKGRSHSLSLDVHAQWDYMNKTGQWRFTPPTHVVAAFLEALRLHREEGGVAGRGGRYARNRDVMVAGMREAGFETLLADQWLSPIIVTFFSPAHPAFAFDRFYDLMKDKGFIIYPGKLTVVDSFRVGCIGRMDEHVMRRVVAAARESLNEMGVDSAAPPAVALEERRRLAA; encoded by the coding sequence ATGCCAAACACCGCTTCTGAAAAAACCATCGCGCCCCTGGAAACGCCGAGGCTGGGCGAGCCCTATCTGCTTACGCCCGGCCCGCTGACAACGGCCTACGAGGTCAAGGAAGCCATGCTGCGGGACTGGGGCTCCTGGGATGGAGACTTCCGGGCGATGACGGCGAAGCTTCGCCGCGAGTTGCTCGACATTGCCGGCGATACCAAGGGCGAGTTCGATTGCGTGCCGATGCAGGGCAGCGGCTCGTTTTCCGTCGAGGCCATGCTCGGCAGCTTCGTTCCGAAGGACGGCAAGGTGCTGGTGCTGATGAATGGTGCCTATGGCAAGCGCATCGCCCAGACGCTTGCCTATCTCGGCCGTGACCACGTGACGATCGACAAGGGCGACTACATGCCGCCGCGCGGTCCGGAAGTCGCAGCCGCCCTTGATGCCGACCCGGCGATCACCCATGTCGTTGTCGTCCATTGCGAGACCAGTTCCGGCATTCTCAATCCTCTGAAGGAGATCTCCGACACTGTTTACTCCCGAGGCCGCAAGCTGCTGGTCGATTCCATGAGCGCCTTCGGCGCCGTGCCCGCTGGCGTCAACGACTTCCGCTACGAGGCGATCGTCTCCTCCGCCAACAAGTGCATCGAGGGGGTGCCTGGTTTCGGCTTCGTCATCGCCCGCAAGAACGAGCTGGAGGCTGCCAAAGGCCGCAGCCATTCGCTGAGCCTCGATGTGCACGCCCAGTGGGACTACATGAACAAGACCGGCCAGTGGCGCTTCACGCCGCCAACCCATGTGGTCGCGGCCTTCCTCGAAGCACTGCGGCTGCACCGCGAAGAAGGTGGGGTCGCCGGGCGCGGCGGGCGGTATGCCCGCAACCGCGACGTGATGGTCGCCGGCATGCGTGAGGCCGGCTTCGAGACGCTGCTCGCCGACCAGTGGCTGTCGCCGATCATCGTCACCTTCTTCAGCCCGGCCCATCCCGCCTTCGCCTTCGATCGTTTCTACGACCTGATGAAGGACAAGGGCTTCATCATCTATCCGGGCAAGCTGACTGTGGTCGACAGTTTCCGCGTCGGCTGCATCGGTCGCATGGACGAACATGTCATGCGCCGCGTGGTCGCAGCCGCTCGTGAATCCCTCAATGAAATGGGCGTCGACAGCGCCGCCCCGCCGGCCGTCGCCCTTGAAGAACGCCGCCGTCTCGCCGCCTGA
- a CDS encoding Na/Pi cotransporter family protein, translating into MNLPAVALELAAATVLLLYAVSLVKMGVEAAAGDIVARTVGGAGGRPRAAACGCVVAIALQSSTAVAMLAAGFAVSGALALDIGLAVLLGADLGSALVVKILSFDLHWLAPLMIAAGGLVHLKSSSRKAVEAGRAVLGIGLLLLSLQMIGHATQPLAQSPLLPSIVAFVGKDALTVVILAALFTWALHSSVAAILLILTFAAKGIVPVEIGIPLVLGVNVGGGLIALWLTRGLPVEGRRLPLGNLLYRALFGAAVFGLFSVHAPFGWIPGGTAAAKLVNLHVLFNAALVLVGTVSCGSMARLVRLLMPDAAGTGDRSVHVTALDRGLIDKPAQALAAAAREVLHMGNLIARMLEPVMTVIHSPTPQAVKALRCIDGDIHRAHSEIKLYIAAVNRGILTEEQSRRGIELTEAAIHLEYAGDVVAKNLLQMAEERLEGAGAFSHDGWRELTLLHAAVSSNVRLAANLLVSPDPVIAREMVRQKEHVRRLVEESSKSHLERLRQGVAASILSSDMHLEIVRALKEVNSLVTTMAYPRLRESGDLLESRLVPAA; encoded by the coding sequence ATGAACCTCCCGGCTGTCGCCCTCGAACTTGCCGCCGCCACTGTCCTTCTGCTCTACGCCGTGAGTCTGGTGAAAATGGGCGTCGAAGCGGCCGCGGGCGATATCGTCGCGCGCACCGTCGGCGGCGCCGGCGGCCGGCCACGCGCTGCCGCCTGCGGCTGCGTCGTGGCAATTGCGCTGCAGAGTTCGACGGCCGTTGCCATGCTTGCAGCCGGCTTTGCCGTCAGCGGTGCATTGGCGCTCGATATCGGCCTCGCGGTGCTGCTTGGCGCCGATCTCGGCTCGGCGCTCGTCGTCAAGATTCTGTCTTTCGACCTGCATTGGCTGGCGCCTCTTATGATTGCGGCCGGCGGCCTCGTGCATCTGAAGTCATCGAGCCGCAAGGCGGTCGAAGCCGGACGCGCAGTGCTTGGCATCGGCCTTTTGCTTCTGTCGCTGCAGATGATCGGCCATGCAACGCAGCCGCTAGCGCAAAGTCCCCTCCTTCCGTCTATCGTTGCTTTTGTTGGCAAGGACGCGCTGACGGTGGTGATCCTCGCGGCGCTTTTTACCTGGGCGTTGCATTCGAGCGTGGCCGCGATCCTCCTGATCCTGACATTTGCTGCGAAGGGCATCGTACCTGTCGAGATCGGCATTCCGCTTGTTCTCGGGGTGAATGTCGGCGGTGGGTTGATCGCGCTCTGGCTGACACGCGGCCTGCCGGTGGAGGGCCGACGCTTGCCGCTCGGAAACCTGCTCTATCGCGCGCTGTTCGGCGCAGCGGTTTTCGGCCTTTTCTCGGTTCATGCCCCCTTCGGCTGGATTCCGGGCGGGACGGCCGCCGCAAAACTCGTCAACCTGCATGTGCTTTTCAATGCCGCGCTCGTACTCGTCGGGACAGTCTCCTGCGGGTCGATGGCGCGCCTTGTCCGGCTGCTCATGCCGGACGCCGCCGGGACTGGCGACCGATCGGTCCATGTCACCGCACTCGACCGTGGACTCATCGACAAGCCGGCACAGGCGCTTGCGGCCGCGGCGCGCGAGGTGCTGCACATGGGCAATCTCATCGCCCGCATGCTGGAACCGGTCATGACCGTCATCCACTCGCCGACGCCGCAGGCGGTCAAGGCGCTGCGCTGCATCGACGGCGACATCCATCGCGCACATAGCGAGATCAAGCTGTACATCGCCGCCGTCAACCGCGGCATCCTCACGGAAGAGCAGTCACGACGCGGCATCGAGCTCACGGAGGCGGCGATCCACCTGGAATATGCCGGCGACGTGGTCGCGAAAAACCTGCTGCAAATGGCCGAGGAGCGGCTGGAGGGGGCGGGCGCCTTCTCACACGATGGGTGGCGAGAGCTCACCCTGCTGCACGCGGCCGTGTCTTCCAACGTCAGGCTCGCGGCCAATCTCCTCGTGTCGCCCGATCCGGTGATTGCCCGCGAGATGGTCCGGCAGAAGGAGCATGTGCGTCGGCTCGTCGAGGAGAGCAGCAAGAGTCACTTGGAGCGGCTCCGGCAAGGTGTGGCGGCGAGCATCCTCTCGAGTGACATGCACCTGGAGATCGTCCGGGCGCTGAAGGAGGTCAATTCTCTGGTCACCACCATGGCCTATCCGCGCCTGCGCGAGAGCGGTGACCTGCTCGAAAGCCGTCTCGTGCCCGCGGCTTAG
- a CDS encoding LysR substrate-binding domain-containing protein gives MRYVQLRAFHNVAIHGGFSRAAEALFLTQPAVSDQVRKLEEEYDVLLFNRNKKQVTLTQAGQQLLEVTRRMFDVEQQALDLLSESRALRAGKLRIVADAAHHLLHILAAFRRTYPTVQVSIDSGNTETVITSLHAYEADIGVLGEIPQSSDFDILKLNSTPIIAFASRDYPLAAQKTVTFSDLAKHPLVMREQGSKTRQKLEAMAEQCGVPLTPLIEAEGREAVREIVAAGGGVGFVSSAEFGQDNRLVPIRIAAPEMLMDEALICLRERSNGKLVSAFFEIARSLAKAA, from the coding sequence ATGCGCTATGTCCAGCTTCGCGCCTTTCACAACGTCGCTATCCACGGCGGCTTCTCGCGTGCGGCTGAGGCGCTGTTCCTCACCCAACCTGCGGTCTCCGACCAGGTGCGAAAACTTGAAGAAGAGTATGACGTCCTGCTCTTCAACCGGAACAAGAAGCAGGTAACGCTGACCCAGGCCGGCCAGCAACTTCTGGAAGTCACACGTCGCATGTTCGACGTCGAGCAGCAGGCACTGGATCTGCTGTCGGAATCGCGGGCGCTGAGGGCCGGGAAGCTTCGCATCGTGGCGGACGCCGCCCACCACCTGCTGCATATCCTTGCCGCCTTCCGGCGCACCTATCCGACCGTGCAGGTCTCGATCGATTCCGGCAATACCGAGACAGTCATCACCAGCCTGCATGCCTACGAGGCGGACATCGGCGTTCTCGGCGAGATCCCGCAATCGAGCGATTTCGACATCCTGAAACTGAACTCCACGCCGATCATCGCTTTCGCCAGCCGCGACTATCCCCTTGCCGCACAGAAGACCGTGACTTTCTCTGATCTCGCCAAGCATCCGCTGGTCATGCGCGAACAGGGCTCCAAGACCCGGCAGAAGCTGGAAGCCATGGCCGAACAATGCGGCGTGCCGCTAACGCCTCTCATCGAAGCCGAGGGGCGCGAGGCCGTGCGCGAGATCGTGGCCGCCGGCGGCGGGGTTGGCTTCGTCTCCTCGGCCGAGTTCGGCCAGGACAATCGCCTCGTACCCATCCGGATCGCCGCGCCGGAAATGCTGATGGACGAAGCGCTGATCTGCCTGCGCGAACGCAGCAACGGGAAGCTCGTCAGCGCCTTCTTCGAGATCGCACGCAGTCTTGCAAAGGCGGCGTGA
- the pta gene encoding phosphate acetyltransferase, with amino-acid sequence MKPLDRILEAAKAAPRHIVLAEGEDPRIVEGALRAVRAGIAEITLIGNRTVVEERLAVAGGHPGEIRIEDPVLSPFTPRLAAAYHELRRNKGVDENAAAEAVQSPLVFAAMMVREGKADGTVGGAVATTADTVRAALQTIGRAPGVGLVSSFFLMMLCAPHHAKKGAFVFADCGLVVDPDAQGLADIAVTSAGSFEALAGKPAKVAMLSFSTAGSAAHERVSKVVEATRLAHAAAPGLTIDGELQFDSAFVEAVSAAKAPNSELHGEANVFVFPNLDAANIGYKIAQRIGGAAAIGPILQGLAKPANDLSRGCNVDDVFHMIAVTVVQATGGQSGGAAEPR; translated from the coding sequence ATGAAACCGCTCGACCGTATTCTCGAAGCTGCGAAAGCCGCGCCGCGCCATATCGTTCTCGCCGAGGGGGAAGACCCGCGCATCGTCGAGGGAGCCTTGCGTGCCGTGCGCGCGGGCATCGCCGAGATTACGCTCATAGGAAATCGTACAGTCGTTGAAGAAAGGCTGGCCGTCGCCGGCGGACATCCGGGCGAGATCCGCATCGAGGATCCGGTATTGTCTCCTTTCACCCCCCGACTTGCGGCTGCCTACCACGAACTGCGCCGAAACAAGGGTGTCGACGAAAATGCGGCAGCCGAGGCGGTGCAATCGCCGCTCGTCTTTGCCGCGATGATGGTGCGGGAAGGCAAGGCCGACGGTACGGTCGGAGGCGCGGTGGCAACCACCGCCGATACGGTGCGTGCCGCGCTCCAGACGATCGGCCGCGCTCCGGGTGTAGGCCTGGTGTCGAGTTTCTTCCTGATGATGCTGTGCGCACCGCATCACGCCAAGAAGGGCGCTTTCGTCTTCGCGGATTGCGGACTGGTGGTGGACCCCGATGCTCAGGGTCTTGCCGATATAGCGGTCACGTCGGCGGGATCCTTCGAGGCGCTTGCGGGAAAACCTGCAAAGGTGGCGATGCTCTCCTTTTCGACCGCCGGCAGTGCCGCACACGAACGGGTTTCCAAGGTGGTGGAGGCAACAAGGCTTGCGCATGCGGCCGCACCCGGTCTCACGATTGACGGCGAACTGCAGTTTGACAGCGCCTTCGTCGAGGCCGTCAGCGCGGCCAAGGCACCCAATTCGGAGCTGCACGGCGAGGCAAATGTCTTCGTCTTCCCGAACCTTGATGCGGCCAATATCGGCTACAAGATCGCCCAGCGGATCGGCGGCGCCGCGGCCATCGGCCCGATCCTGCAGGGGCTGGCAAAACCGGCCAACGATCTCTCGCGCGGTTGCAATGTCGACGATGTTTTCCACATGATCGCCGTGACCGTTGTTCAGGCTACTGGCGGGCAGTCGGGTGGGGCGGCGGAGCCCAGGTGA
- a CDS encoding YeiH family protein — MTFTASVHERFRSVPSGFATSWPGFAVTAAVAVAAQFLSDHYGAPAMLMALLLGIAFHFLSEEGRCVAGIDFCAKKVLRIGVALLGMRISVDLLIGLGAGTILLLISAIAATIGFGLLAAKLLGRGWRLALITSGSVAICGASAAMAIAAVLPKNEFSERNLIFTVLSVTVLSTLAMIAYPIIAQTMGLDARATGIFFGGTIHDVAQVVGAGFSVSPEAGETATLVKLIRVTMLAPVVLIFSLSLRHVPQPEGETGQRPPLLPGFVVAFLIFAALNSFGFVPELVAKAGMETSRWALLAGIVAVGMRTSLRRVLDVGGDAVALIVAETVFIALFILVGIHYLGHA; from the coding sequence ATGACCTTCACCGCCTCTGTCCACGAACGTTTCCGCAGCGTGCCCTCCGGCTTTGCGACCTCCTGGCCGGGCTTCGCCGTCACTGCGGCCGTTGCCGTCGCCGCCCAGTTCCTCTCCGACCACTATGGCGCCCCGGCCATGCTGATGGCGCTCCTGCTCGGCATCGCCTTTCATTTTCTGTCGGAGGAAGGGCGCTGCGTCGCCGGCATCGATTTCTGCGCCAAGAAGGTGCTGCGCATCGGCGTGGCGCTGCTCGGCATGCGCATCAGCGTCGATCTTCTGATCGGGCTCGGCGCCGGCACGATCCTGCTGCTCATCTCGGCGATTGCGGCCACCATCGGATTTGGCCTGCTTGCCGCAAAACTGCTCGGCCGCGGCTGGCGGCTGGCACTCATCACCAGCGGATCTGTCGCCATTTGCGGCGCGTCGGCGGCAATGGCAATTGCCGCCGTGCTGCCTAAGAACGAGTTTTCCGAGCGCAACCTGATCTTCACGGTGCTTTCGGTCACGGTCCTTTCCACCCTCGCGATGATCGCCTATCCGATCATCGCCCAAACCATGGGGCTCGATGCGCGGGCGACCGGCATCTTCTTCGGCGGCACCATCCATGATGTCGCACAGGTCGTCGGTGCGGGTTTTTCCGTCTCGCCGGAGGCGGGCGAGACGGCAACGCTCGTCAAGCTGATCCGCGTCACCATGCTGGCGCCGGTCGTGCTCATCTTCTCGCTGTCGCTGCGCCATGTTCCTCAGCCCGAGGGCGAGACCGGCCAGCGCCCGCCGCTTCTGCCCGGCTTCGTCGTCGCCTTCCTGATCTTTGCGGCGCTCAACTCTTTCGGCTTCGTGCCCGAACTGGTTGCCAAGGCCGGCATGGAAACCTCGCGCTGGGCGCTGCTTGCCGGCATCGTCGCCGTCGGCATGCGGACGTCGCTTCGCCGCGTTCTCGACGTCGGCGGCGACGCCGTCGCGCTCATCGTCGCCGAAACCGTCTTCATTGCCCTCTTCATCCTCGTCGGCATTCACTATCTGGGGCACGCCTGA
- the xsc gene encoding sulfoacetaldehyde acetyltransferase has translation MKMTTEEAFVKVLQMHGLEHAFGIIGSAMMPVSDLFPKAGIKFWDCAHETNAGMMADGFSRATGTMSVAIGQNGPGVTGFITAIKTAYWNHTPLLMVTPQAANKTIGQGGFQEVDQMAMFEEMVCYQEEVRDPSRIPEVLNRVIEKAWRGCAPAQINIPRDYWTQVIDVDLPAIVRFERPAGGPQAIAEAAKLLSEAKFPVILNGAGVVIGNAISDSMKLAERLDAPVCCGYQHNDAFPGSHRLSVGPLGYNGSKAAMELISKADVVLALGTRLNPFSTLPGYGIDYWPKNASIIQVDINADRIGLTKKVSVGICGDAKQVARQILELLSPSAGDAGREERKATIHQTRSAWQQQLSSMDHEDDDPGTEWNESARSREPNRMSPRQAWRAIQAALPKEAIISTDIGNNCAIGNAYPTFEAGRKYLAPGMFGPCGYGFPSIVGAKIGCPDVPVVGFAGDGAFGISMNEMGSIGREGWPAITMVIFRNYQWGAEKRNTTLWYANNFVGTELNPNLSYAKVAEGCGLKGVAVNTTAALTEALSNAIADQKNGVTTFIEVILNQELGEPFRRDAMKKPVPVAGIDRADMRPQKRA, from the coding sequence ATGAAAATGACCACCGAGGAAGCCTTCGTCAAAGTTCTGCAGATGCATGGCCTCGAACATGCTTTCGGCATAATCGGCTCGGCGATGATGCCGGTGTCGGACCTGTTCCCGAAGGCCGGTATCAAGTTCTGGGACTGCGCCCACGAGACCAATGCCGGCATGATGGCGGACGGCTTCAGCCGTGCGACGGGCACGATGTCGGTCGCGATCGGCCAGAATGGCCCAGGCGTCACCGGCTTCATCACCGCGATCAAGACCGCCTACTGGAACCACACGCCACTTCTGATGGTGACGCCGCAGGCCGCCAACAAGACGATCGGCCAGGGCGGCTTCCAGGAAGTCGACCAGATGGCGATGTTCGAGGAAATGGTCTGCTATCAGGAAGAGGTGCGCGATCCCTCGCGCATCCCCGAGGTGCTGAACCGCGTCATCGAAAAGGCCTGGCGCGGCTGCGCGCCGGCGCAGATCAACATCCCGCGCGACTACTGGACCCAGGTGATCGACGTCGACCTGCCGGCGATCGTCCGCTTCGAGCGCCCGGCCGGCGGTCCGCAGGCGATCGCCGAGGCCGCAAAGCTGCTATCGGAGGCGAAATTCCCGGTCATCCTCAATGGTGCCGGCGTCGTCATCGGCAATGCGATTTCCGATTCCATGAAGCTTGCCGAGCGGCTCGATGCGCCGGTCTGCTGCGGCTACCAGCACAATGATGCCTTCCCCGGCAGCCACCGGCTTTCGGTCGGCCCGCTCGGTTACAACGGCTCGAAGGCGGCGATGGAGCTGATTTCCAAGGCCGACGTCGTGCTGGCGCTCGGTACCCGGCTCAATCCGTTCTCGACGCTTCCCGGTTACGGCATCGATTACTGGCCGAAGAACGCCTCGATCATCCAGGTCGACATCAACGCCGACCGGATCGGCCTCACCAAGAAGGTGTCGGTCGGCATCTGCGGCGATGCCAAGCAGGTTGCCCGCCAGATCCTCGAACTGCTCTCGCCGTCTGCCGGCGATGCCGGCCGCGAGGAGCGCAAGGCGACCATCCACCAGACCCGTTCGGCCTGGCAGCAGCAGCTCTCCTCGATGGACCACGAGGACGACGATCCGGGCACGGAATGGAACGAGAGCGCCAGGTCGCGCGAGCCGAACCGCATGTCGCCGCGCCAGGCCTGGCGGGCAATCCAGGCGGCCCTGCCGAAGGAAGCGATCATCTCGACCGACATCGGCAACAACTGCGCGATCGGCAATGCCTATCCGACCTTCGAGGCGGGGCGGAAGTATCTCGCACCGGGCATGTTCGGTCCCTGCGGCTACGGCTTCCCGTCGATCGTCGGCGCCAAGATCGGTTGCCCTGACGTGCCGGTGGTCGGTTTTGCCGGCGATGGCGCCTTCGGCATCTCCATGAATGAAATGGGCTCGATCGGCCGCGAGGGCTGGCCAGCGATCACCATGGTGATCTTCCGCAATTACCAATGGGGTGCTGAAAAGCGCAACACGACGCTCTGGTACGCCAACAATTTCGTCGGCACCGAGCTCAACCCCAACCTCTCTTACGCGAAGGTGGCGGAAGGCTGTGGTCTGAAGGGTGTAGCCGTCAACACGACGGCAGCGCTCACCGAGGCTCTTTCCAACGCGATCGCCGATCAGAAGAACGGTGTGACGACCTTCATCGAAGTCATCCTCAACCAGGAGCTCGGTGAGCCTTTCCGTCGCGATGCGATGAAAAAGCCGGTGCCGGTTGCCGGCATCGACCGCGCCGACATGCGCCCGCAAAAACGGGCCTAG
- a CDS encoding NAD(P)/FAD-dependent oxidoreductase, which translates to MQLRATPLKPAREPFDPAYDPNHARSPGTGKDYAPTYWIGTAGPEPEDDGPVTSDIDVDVAIIGSGYTGLSCAIHLAREHGIKATVLEANGVAWGCSTRNGGQAQISAGRLKRSQWIARWGVDVARKMHAEISEGFDLFRSLIREPEINCDPQDGGHLYIAHRDKMLPVLESEVRVLNDTFGYRARMVSRDEIHRDFVRDEEARGAMYEPDGMGIHAAKLAFGYLRLARRLGAKVHTSSPVLECTAKGGVHYLTTPGGTVKARAVCIATAGYTSPGMNALTRHRLMPILSNSIVTRPLTDSEQKALNFKARIPLTDTRTLRHYYRMLPDGRVQIGSRSAITGRDAGNPKHLELLLAGLYRKFPALRGIDIDYSWWGWVDVSHDMMPRIFQPDPTQRLFYAMGYGGNGVMYSAQAGRRMAQMVAGKGGGLDLPIFTSSLPGHGLLTPFRRLGQWGMYRWYYLRDEIL; encoded by the coding sequence ATGCAACTGCGCGCCACTCCCCTGAAGCCTGCGAGAGAGCCGTTCGATCCGGCCTACGACCCCAACCATGCCCGTAGCCCCGGCACGGGCAAGGACTATGCGCCGACCTACTGGATCGGCACTGCCGGCCCGGAACCGGAGGATGACGGCCCCGTCACGAGCGACATCGATGTCGATGTCGCCATCATCGGCTCGGGTTACACCGGTCTCTCCTGCGCCATCCATCTGGCGCGCGAGCACGGCATCAAGGCGACGGTGCTTGAAGCAAATGGCGTTGCCTGGGGCTGCAGCACCCGCAACGGCGGCCAGGCGCAGATTTCCGCCGGCCGGCTGAAGCGATCGCAATGGATCGCCCGCTGGGGCGTCGACGTCGCCCGCAAGATGCACGCCGAGATTTCCGAGGGCTTCGACCTCTTTCGTTCGCTGATCCGCGAGCCGGAGATCAACTGCGACCCCCAGGACGGCGGCCATCTCTATATCGCCCATCGCGACAAGATGCTGCCGGTGCTCGAAAGCGAGGTGCGCGTCCTCAACGACACCTTCGGTTATCGCGCCCGCATGGTTTCCCGCGACGAAATCCATCGCGATTTCGTCCGTGACGAGGAAGCGCGCGGCGCGATGTATGAGCCCGACGGCATGGGCATTCACGCGGCCAAGCTCGCCTTCGGCTATCTGAGGCTCGCGCGCAGGCTGGGCGCCAAGGTGCACACCTCGAGCCCGGTGCTTGAGTGCACCGCCAAGGGTGGCGTGCACTATCTGACGACGCCCGGCGGAACGGTCAAGGCGCGCGCCGTCTGCATCGCCACCGCCGGCTATACGTCACCCGGCATGAACGCGCTCACCCGCCACAGGTTGATGCCGATCCTGTCGAACTCGATCGTCACCCGGCCGCTGACGGATAGTGAGCAGAAGGCGCTGAATTTCAAGGCGCGCATCCCGCTCACCGACACGCGCACGCTGCGTCATTACTATCGCATGCTGCCGGACGGACGGGTGCAGATCGGCAGCCGCAGCGCCATCACCGGGCGCGACGCCGGCAATCCGAAACACCTCGAACTGCTTCTCGCCGGTCTCTATCGCAAGTTCCCGGCTCTTCGCGGCATCGACATCGACTACTCCTGGTGGGGGTGGGTGGATGTCAGCCACGACATGATGCCGCGCATCTTCCAGCCGGACCCGACCCAGAGGCTGTTCTACGCCATGGGCTATGGCGGCAATGGCGTGATGTACTCCGCCCAGGCCGGGCGTCGCATGGCCCAGATGGTCGCCGGCAAGGGCGGCGGCCTCGACCTTCCCATTTTCACTTCGTCCCTTCCGGGCCACGGGCTGCTGACGCCGTTCCGAAGGCTTGGCCAATGGGGAATGTACCGCTGGTACTACCTCCGTGACGAGATCCTCTAA
- a CDS encoding nuclear transport factor 2 family protein → MTLSATDLKTLFDAFNRHDIDGVMHFFADDCVFNAVGGPEVYGNRFTGTEAIADAFSGVWTSMPDAEWGNHSHFVEGDRGVSEWTFSGTAADGSRIEAEGCDLFTFRDGKIVRKQAFRKNRPVLQPRY, encoded by the coding sequence ATGACACTCTCCGCAACCGATCTCAAAACCTTGTTCGATGCCTTCAACCGGCACGACATCGATGGGGTCATGCACTTCTTCGCAGACGACTGCGTGTTCAACGCGGTCGGAGGGCCAGAGGTCTACGGCAACCGCTTCACAGGTACCGAGGCGATCGCCGACGCCTTCAGCGGCGTCTGGACATCGATGCCGGATGCCGAATGGGGCAATCACAGCCACTTCGTCGAGGGTGATCGCGGTGTATCCGAATGGACCTTCTCGGGCACGGCCGCCGATGGCAGCCGCATCGAGGCAGAGGGCTGCGATCTCTTCACCTTCCGCGACGGCAAGATCGTGCGCAAGCAGGCGTTCCGCAAGAACCGCCCGGTCCTGCAACCCCGCTATTGA